The following coding sequences are from one Lolium rigidum isolate FL_2022 chromosome 6, APGP_CSIRO_Lrig_0.1, whole genome shotgun sequence window:
- the LOC124668281 gene encoding uncharacterized protein LOC124668281 yields MQDRDLAFMLERSPALEILVIIANQTGLRLRLVSHSLRCVELGCAYLDDIVVEDAPRLERLFQWTTFGDLSEGNPNLCQHSRIQIGHAPNLRVLGYLQPRENEMEITNTVVLAGTKHNIVPSVQVFAMEVPFGVRNAVKKVPAFLRCFPNIQTLHVQSEKRDETTGKVNLKFWQEGGPIKCVLSMKKVFFYEFRGSRSEVTFLKFIAERARVLEKMVVVVAGECLSSGDDVNAKLKSLTGAKWMNKACKLELFKSPHPEVASPVFCHELASDFSFPDPFDLGYYTESL; encoded by the exons ATGCAGGACCGGGACCTCGCCTTCATGCTCGAAAGAAGCCCCGCTCTGGAGATTCTCGTCATCATCGCAAACCAGACCGGGCTGCGCCTTCGCCTCGTCAGCCACAGCCTGCGGTGCGTCGAGCTAGGCTGCGCCTACTTGGACGATATCGTCGTGGAGGATGCCCCTCGTCTGGAGAGGCTCTTCCAGTGGACAACGTTCGGTGACCTCTCCGAGGGCAATCCCAACCTTTGCCAGCACTCGAGGATACAGATTGGCCATGCACCCAACCTGCGCGTGCTGGGATACCTTCAGCCCAGAGAGAATGAGATGGAGATTACCAACACCGTCGTCCTG GCTGGGACCAAACACAACATTGTCCCAAGTGTCCAGGTCTTCGCCATGGAGGTGCCATTCGGGGTCCGTAATGCTGTCAAGAAGGTGCCTGCCTTCCTCAGATGTTTCCCCAATATTCAAACGCTCCATGTCCAG TCCGAGAAACGTGATGAGACAACTGGAAAGGTCAATCTCAAGTTCTGGCAGGAAGGTGGTCCGATTAAATGTGTCCTCTCCATGAAGAAGGTGTTCTTCTACGAGTTCCGAGGGTCCAGAAGCGAGGTTACTTTCCTCAAGTTCATCGCTGAGAGAGCTCGGGTGCTGGAGAAGATGGTGGTTGTGGTGGCCGGTGAATGTCTCTCTTCAGGGGATGATGTGAATGCCAAACTCAAGTCCCTGACCGGTGCAAAATGGATGAATAAAGCCTGCAAACTTGAGCTCTTCAAGAGCCCACACCCTGAAGTGGCATCTCCAGTCTTCTGCCACGAGCTGGCATCCGATTTCTCGTTTCCTGACCCTTTTGACCTCGGCTACTATACAGAATCTCTGTAA
- the LOC124663553 gene encoding receptor-like protein EIX2, whose translation MDMLQLISCIHITIALLLFTQAKSYTEAPKETTTGCIADERIALLALRAGLSDPSNLLSSWNGGDCCRWKGVRCSNSTGHVVELDLHSPDCSNNFGSKLVLGGIISSSLVDLHHLQHLNLSCNDFGGAQIPEFFGSLRHLEHLDLSMSYFSGMIPPQLGNLSNLRYFILDSIDSSNYIYSTDITWLSRLSCLEHLDMSGVNLSAIQNWVPVVNMLPSLKFLRLFRCQLNSSPDSILHLNLTSIETLDISVNQFRKPITPNWFWELTSLRHLDISHNEFSGPFPNEIGNMTSVVKIDLSFNNLGGMIPSNMQNLCNLEELLLGFNNIGGSITELFHRLPRCSWNKLRTLCLPYCNLTGSMPTMLEPPRNLTSLDLSINKLIGVVPLWIGNLTKLTSLNLVVNSLHGVIHDGHLSGLLRLEKLFLGYNSIAIIVNSTWVPPFSLTGADLGSCLLGPKFPMWLRYQRSLIDLDISNTSISDMVPDWFWITFSSVNSLYSSNNRLSGFLPSTMEFMRATHMDLSSNNFTGPIPKLPTNLLYLDLSKNNLCGPLPLYFGALRLRSLALFDNSISGVIPSSFCKLIDLHFIDISRNNLSGSIPDCSLNTSAAANVRPLSVLNLRDNNLSGEFPSLLQNFQQLVFLDLTNNQFFGELPAWVGNKLTSLQFLRLRNNMFSGHIPVELTKLVNLQYLDLSYNTLSGSVPRSIVNFTGMMLVRNDSIVRQYFESGANYTVVTKGQERFYAEEIIYMVNLDLSCNNLMGDIPEEIGSLVALKNLNLSRNTLGGKIPENIGALMQVESLDLSHNGLSGEIPLSLSDLTSLSRLNLSYNNLTGRIPSGNQLQTLEDPEYIYVGNPGLCGPPLARKCSQPEPIPATREHYDDISDAVSFFQAMGSGCIMGIWIVFCTFLFKRKWRVSWFSLCDSWYGWAYVQVALTWPSWTRVNG comes from the coding sequence ATGGACATGCTCCAGCTTATCTCCTGCATCCACATAACAATAGCCCTGCTCTTGTTCACTCAAGCAAAGAGCTacactgaggcacccaaggaaacGACCACCGGTTGCATTGCCGATGAGAGGATCGCCCTTCTCGCCTTGAGAGCAGGTCTTTCCGATCCTTCAAACCTCTTATCGTCATGGAACGGCGGGGACTGCTGCCGATGGAAGGGCGTGCGATGCAGCAATAGCACCGGGCATGTCGTCGAGCTTGATCTCCATAGCCCCGATTGCAGCAACAACTTTGGTAGTAAATTGGTGCTAGGAGGAATCATAAGCTCCTCGCTGGTTGATCTGCATCACCTGCAGCATCTCAACCTCAGCTGCAACGATTTTGGAGGGGCACAAATACCGGAGTTCTTTGGTTCTCTCCGCCACTTGGAACATCTCGATCTATCCATGTCCTACTTCAGCGGGATGATACCACCGCAGCTCGGTAACCTCTCCAACCTGCGCTACTTCATTCTTGATTCCATTGACAGTAGCAACTACATATACTCCACTGATATCACCTGGTTGTCAAGGTTATCTTGCCTCGAGCATCTAGACATGAGCGGCGTGAACCTCAGTGCCATTCAAAACTGGGTTCCAGTGGTGAACATGCTCCCCTCCCTAAAATTCCTTCGTCTTTTCAGGTGCCAGCTTAATAGCAGCCCTGATTCTATTCTCCATTTGAATCTTACATCTATTGAAACCCTCGACATTTCTGTCAACCAATTCCGTAAGCCTATCACACCCAACTGGTTCTGGGAATTGACTAGCCTGAGGCATCTTGATATCTCGCACAATGAGTTTAGCGGACCATTTCCTAATGAAATAGGGAACATGACATCTGTGGTCAAGATTGATTTGTCTTTCAATAACCTCGGGGGCATGATACCATCGAATATGCAGAATTTGTGTAACTTGGAAGAGTTGCTTCTGGGTTTTAACAACATCGGCGGAAGCATAACAGAACTATTTCATCGTTTACCTAGGTGTTCATGGAATAAATTGCGAACTTTGTGCCTACCTTATTGCAATTTGACCGGAAGCATGCCAACCATGCTAGAACCTCCAAGAAATTTGACTAGCCTTGACCTATCAATAAACAAGCTCATCGGTGTTGTGCCACTTTGGATAGGAAATCTCACGAAGTTAACTTCCTTAAATCTAGTTGTCAACAGTTTACATGGTGTTATACATGATGGTCATTTGTCGGGCTTATTAAGATTGGAAAAATTGTTCTTGGGTTATAATTCCATAGCCATCATAGTAAATTCGACTTGGGTACCTCCATTCAGTCTAACAGGGGCTGATCTTGGGTCATGCCTTCTCGGGCCTAAGTTTCCAATGTGGCTTCGATACCAAAGAAGTCTAATAGATCTTGACATATCAAACACCAGCATATCCGACATGGTGCCGGATTGGTTCTGGATAACTTTTTCTTCGGTGAATAGTTTGTATAGCTCCAATAACCGACTGAGCGGTTTTTTACCATCTACAATGGAATTCATGAGAGCAACTCACATGGATCTCAGTTCAAACAATTTCACTGGTCCAATACCTAAGCTTCCCACCAATCTTCTTTATTTGGATCTCAGTAAAAACAATTTATGTGGGCCATTACCGCTATACtttggagcattgcgtctccgttCACTTGCTCTGTTTGACAACTCTATATCCGGTGTTATTCCATCATCTTTCTGCAAATTGATAGATCTACATTTTATAGATATATCAAGAAATAACCTATCTGGGTCAATTCCTGATTGCTCACTTAACACGTCCGCAGCAGCAAACGTAAGACCCCTGAGTGTTCTGAATTTAAGGGATAACAACTTGTCCGGTGAATTTCCTTCCTTGCTCCAAAACTTCCAACagcttgtctttcttgatctcacaAATAATCAGTTCTTCGGTGAGTTGCCAGCATGGGTTGGGAATAAGCTAACTTCTTTGCAATTTTTACGGCTGAGAAACAATATGTTTTCTGGTCATATTCCGGTGGAACTTACAAAGCTAGTTAATCTTCAATATTTGGACCTGTCCTACAACACCCTATCAGGGAGTGTGCCGAGATCCATTGTTAACTTCACAGGTATGATGCTTGTGAGAAATGATAGCATTGTAAGACAATACTTTGAGAGTGGCGCTAACTACACGGTAGTCACTAAGGGCCAAGAGCGATTTTATGCAGaagaaattatatatatggtGAACTTAGACTTGTCTTGTAACAATTTGATGGGAGATATTCCTGAAGAGATTGGCAGTCTTGTCGCACTGAAGAATCTGAATTTATCACGGAATACCTTGGGTGGAAAAATTCCTGAGAATATTGGCGCCTTAATGCAAGTTGAGTCACTGGACCTATCACACAATGGGTTGTCTGGTGAAATCCCTTTAAGCTTATCGGATCTCACATCATTGAGCCGCTTGAACCTGTCCTACAACAATTTGACAGGACGGATACCATCCGGAAATCAGTTGCAAACACTCGAAGACCCAGAATATATCTACGTTGGCAACCCAGGCCTTTGTGGTCCTCCTCTCGCGAGGAAATGTTCGCAACCCGAGCCAATTCCAGCTACTCGCGAACATTATGACGATATAAGTGACGCGGTTTCATTTTTCCAGGCCATGGGTTCTGGATGTATAATGGGTATCTGGATAGTCTTCTGCACCTTCTTGTTCAAGAGGAAATGGAGAGTTTCTTGGTTCTCACTTTGTGATAGCTGGTATGGCTGGGCTTATGTGCAAGTGGCACTTACCTGGCCTTCCTGGACAAgagtaaatgggtag